One Monomorium pharaonis isolate MP-MQ-018 chromosome 4, ASM1337386v2, whole genome shotgun sequence DNA segment encodes these proteins:
- the LOC105830189 gene encoding uncharacterized protein LOC105830189, whose amino-acid sequence MDQNKMSVTLSEVNNKFTEEVLINILSKVSNGKKVQLTKWNFNEGSAKGDNYLSIVYKGKVYGITDGDPKQHVQANVVVKSMPKNPGTRKTLRCADFFSNEIIFYTQIISKFENFLAEKRQSDLLCIPRYIISSTDSENGFLVLEDASCLGFHSITRHDCLDWTECSAVLKTLSKFHAISFAYKDQRKDEFVEIRDSLKETFFGPEHWNWYKGFHEKIRVLIKHALATEYPNSKAEKRYNSYESNALFDKCTELCKRGDAPTSVIVEGDCWGPNFLFRDIGQNQKQALMLDFQLARCASPIIDLSFLIYACTLKSFRDQYFDELLKFYHSELSSAIKLLGSDPEKLYPWDLFMKEVQEQFVFGVFTSLDAIVLCLVDVSESFSIDTAVKGDQAVDISDGVTFSIATASERRRIADVIVHAVEKGYI is encoded by the exons atggaTCAGAATAAGATGAGTGTCACATTAAGTGAagtgaataataaattcacgGAAGAAGTGCTGATAAATATTCTCTCTAAAGTAAGCAATGGGAAAAAGGTGCAACTGACGAAATGGAATTTTAATGAGGGGTCTGCTAAAGGCGACAATTATTTGTCAATTGTCTACAAGGGCAAAGTGTATGGAATTACCGACGGCGATCCGAAGCAACATGTGCAAGCGAATGTTGTTGTGAAATCGATGCCAAAAAATCCTGGAACGAGGAAGACTCTTAGATGTGCAGATTTCTTCtctaatgaaattattttttatacgcaG ATTATCTCCAAATTTGAAAACTTCTTAGCGGAAAAGAGACAAAGTGATCTATTATGCATACCACGTTATATAATCTCTTCCACAGATAGCGAAAACGGTTTTCTAGTCTTGGAAGATGCCTCTTGCTTAGGATTTCACTCCATAACGCGACACGACTGCCTGGACTGGACAGAATGTTCGGCTGTCTTGAAAACACTGTCCAAATTTCACGCGATCTCATTTGCGTACAAAGACCAAAGAAAGGACGAGTTCGTAGAAATAAGAGATTCTTTAAAAGAAACCTTCTTCGGTCCTGAACACTGGAACTGGTACAAAGGATTTCAC GAAAAAATACGGGTTTTGATTAAACACGCATTAGCTACCGAATATCCCAACAGTAAGGCTGAAAAACGATACAATTCTTACGAATCTAACGCTCTTTTCGACAAGTGCACGGAATTATGTAAGAGAGGCGACGCTCCTACATCTGTCATAGTCGAAGGCGATTGTTGGGGGCCGAATTTCTTATTTCGCGACATTGGGCAAAATCAAAAGCAGGCGTTGATGCTCGACTTTCAGCTCGCACGTTGCGCGAGTCCTATCATAGACCTGTCGTTTCTAATTTACGCTTGCACCCTGAAGTCATTTCGTGATCAGTACTTCGACGAGCTATTAAAATTCTATCACTCCGAATTGAGCAGTGCCATTAAATTACTCGGATCCGATCCCGAGAAGCTTTATCCTTGGGATTTGTTTATGAAAGAG GTGCAGGAGCAATTCGTATTTGGTGTGTTCACTTCGCTTGACGCTATCGTGCTGTGCCTGGTGGACGTGTCCGAGTCATTCAGCATAGACACCGCTGTTAAGGGCGATCAGGCAGTAGATATCAGTGACGGGGTGACATTTTCCATCGCAACAGCAAGCGAAAGACGAAGAATAGCGGACGTGATAGTTCACGCCGTTGAAAAAGGATACATATGA